The DNA window GGCCGACCGGTCGTCCGCCAGCCAGCACCGCAGGCGCCGGAAAGACCTGCTGAAGCGGATCGCCGCCGGCGAGGTCGACGACCGGGAACTCACCAGTCCCGTGCTGCTCCGGGTGCGCCATCTCTTTCAGAACGCGCCGCTTGATCCGAAGGCCCGTTCCGCCTTCCTGACGCTCCTCCTCCACGTCGAAAGACAGGCCAGACTGTTCCATCTCAAGCCGGTGGTGCCCCAATACGGACCGCAGCCGGCCAACAATTTCGTGGACGGGCTGGCGTCGCTGGCCGCCTGGCACGGCCGCTGGATCCGAGAGGTCGAGTCATGGAAACCGGACAGTCACAACGGTCGGCGGCAGTTCGGCGCGCTGGCGCGACATCTCCTGGCCGAATACGACGTGCCCGCGTGCATGGACACGGCCTTTTTCGCGGGCATGGATTCCGAGGCGAAGACCCGGCAGGAATGGTTCGTTCATGTCGGTACCGGACAGAACATCCGCAAGGCCAACATACCACTGCGCTACACCAAGCGCATGGCCCATGCGTATATCGTGTCCGCACCGGCCGGATACACGGTGGACGCAGCCCTTCGCTGGGCCCAGGTGATCGGGATGGGCGGCGACGACCTGCTGGCGGAGGCGGTCTGCGATTCGATGCTCGGGGAAAGGTTCGAGGACGGGCCGTTCTGGGAGACCGTGCTGCACTTCTTCGTGAACCATACCATGCTCGACGTGGCGCACGTGGGACCGATCGTCGACTACGTCCATCACCGGCGGACGGCCGCCCAGGAGCGAAGGGAGCCGGACGGAAGCGTTCGTCTCATCGATCCGCCCGAACCGGATTTCACCATGAAGGGCCGCACGCCCGAGTCCATGCTGCGGCGGGTGGACGCCTGGCACCGCGGGTTGAATCGATCCCAGCCCAGGAATCCCCGCCAGTGGGCATCCTGCGGGGTAGATGGTTACACGTGGGTGGACGAGGACGAAAGGGCGGGGGAGATCAGGACCTGGCGCATCGAAGAGATCTGCAACAGCCGGGACCTGGCTTACGAGGGCAAGCATATGAAGCACTGCGTGGCCTCGTACCTGACCTCCTGCGCGAATGGGACCCGGTCCATCTGGTCCATGAAGGTCGAATACCTGGGGTCCGGAACGACCAGAAACGTGCTGACCATCGAACTGCTCAACAACAGGAAGTATATCCGTCAGGTGCGCGGTCGCAGCAACAGCCGGCCCACGGACGCCCATAGCGGCCGCGCGCAGGAAGGCTGGAACGTGCTGACCATGTGGGCGGACCAGGAGGGCCTGACGCTTCCGGGCGCCAGGTCGCGGGCCATGCGCAGGATTTAGCAAAAAGAAAGCGACGGCATTTGGGCGGCCGCATGGGAAGCGGCAAGGAATGCCGTCGCTGAAATGATTGGATATGCTCCCGCGAGGCGCCGGAGACATATCGAATCCTTGATCATTGGCGGGCAATCGATCGTGGCCGTGATGCAATCACTTGTTCGATGTCCGCCTGTACTACTGTACTACTCTATTGGACTCCGAAACGCCGAAAAAGATGCATTAAATCGGTCGTGCCATACGTATACACGTTCCCGGCAAAACAGGACCCACCGCGAACGATGCATATCGAAACGATTACCTTTCTCGCCGCGATTACGGGTTACGCCGGGTTGACCGCGAACATGGCACTGGTGGCCGCAGGCCGGCACCGGCCGTTACACATGACGCCGGTTGCGCTGATCGTCTTCGCCCACGTGCTGATGGTCTGGCACTACCGGTATGAATGGGAGATCGCCCAGGCCACGAGAAACGGGTATGCTGGGTTCATCATATTCCATGCCGCGCTGTTCGGTATCCTGGCCGCCCCGCTGGCCGTGAACCTGTGGTCAAAGCGGCTCGTGGCCTTCTCGTTCCTCGTCGCCGCCATGGGAGCCAGCGGCGCCGTAATGCGTTACGACGAAGTGGCCATATACCGTCTGCCTGTTTTCGCATTTGATCTCGTCGGTCTTTCCGCGCTGGCTTACTGGATATTCGGACGGTCCAGAATAAAGGGGACACAACGATGATGAGCCTGGCTGAACAAAAGGCCTTTTTCGAGGAAGAGGGATACTTGATCGTCGAAGGCGTGCTGTCGGTAGACGAACTGGCCGCATGCCACGAGGAAATCGAACGCCTGCACCGACTGTCGGCGGAACTCGAGTCCGCCGGCGATCCGGCATCCTCGCGTTTTCAGCGCGAGCCCTACGCGAAGGGCGCGAACCGGCCGGACGGTCTGCCCGTGCTGAGGAAAATCGAAAAAACGCGGGAGATCTCGACGTTCTTTCGCGATCTATCCGTTCATCCCGGGCTGCTCCGGGTAGTGGGTGGATTGCTCGGTCCCGACCTGCTGCTCTTCCGCAGCACCCTGATGCTCAAGCCGGCCTTTCACGGTTCTGCCCATGCGCCGCACCAGGATTCGGCCTACTGGCCCATCGAACCGCCCGCGCTCGTGACCGTCAGCATTGCCCTGAACGACGCCACGACCGAGAACGGCTGTTTCAAAGTCATCCCGCGCAGCCACACCTGGGGGTTGAGAGACTGGGGTCTTATCGCCCAGGCACAGGATGCGGAAACCGCGCACGAGCGCGACCTGCAGGATGCCCGTCAGATCGAGGTGCCGCTGAAGGCCGGCAGCGCGCTCTTTTTCCACAGTCTAATGGTGCACGGGTCCGGTCCCAACCGGTCCTCCCAACCACGCAATACGGCGCTATACGCCTACTTTCCGCCCCATGTCCGCTACGTCCCCGGCAAAGGCGGCCCCAGGGAGAAAACCTATCCGGTGGCGTGCGGTCTGGATGGCAGGAAGACCTTCACGCTGGAGACCGCGGGTCAGCAGGTTCAGGCCGGACCGGGTGCATCTTCCCCTGTTGTAACAAAAAAAAATGAATTAAACTTCCGTTCGAAATAATAATAAACTATATAGTAACTATACATCCTGTTTAACGATGGCATCCCGGCGTCCGCACCGGCTGACGTTCCCGCACGCACCCATTCCTGAGACCAGTCTGCACCGAATCGGGAGAGCATTCATGCGAAACACGGAAGTGCAAGAGACCAACGAGGTACTGAATGAACTGCGTGGCGAGCTGCACGAGGTGGTCATCCTGCTGTCGACGATCGCCAGGCACATCGACGACTTTCGTTACGAGACCCACAAGTTGAACCGGTATCTGCGCAACAACCCGCGCGAAGAACAGTCGAGCGCATAGGCCGGCCAGCCTGACCGCGAGCTTTCGATGTACTTTGACCAGGGTTCGTTCGATATCCGGTGCGAGTGGGGCTTGGAGGGGCTTCAGGAACTGCTGCCCGTCAGCCGGGCCGTGGTCATCGTCGACGTCCTGTCGTTTACCACCAGTGTGGACATCGCGGCGGGAAACGGCGCGCTGGTCTACCCTTTTCGTACCAAGGACCATTCGGCGGCGGCCTACGCCAGGTCCCGGAATGCGCTGTTGGCCAATGCCAACCGGGAATTCGAAGGGGGCGGCTATTCTCTGTCCCCCTCCTCCCTGCTGGACATACCCGCCGGCACTGCGCTTGTTCTGCCCTCGCCCAACGGGTCCGCGCTATCTTTGTCGACCGGCGATACGCCCACATTCGCCGGTTGTATCCGGAACGCAACGGCCCTTGCCGGCGTACTGCGGCAATACGAGACCGGCATCAGTATCATCCCCGCGGGAGAGCGCTGGAAGCAACAACAGACCCTGAGACCCGCGATCGAGGATCTGATCGGCGCGGGGGCCGTCATCCATGCGCTGGAAGGCACCCGTTCGCCCGAAGCCGAAACCGCCGCCCGGGTTTTCGAGGCGTTCAGGGACGATCTGGAATCGGTCCTTTGTGGATCGGGTTCCGGCAAAGAGTTGATCGGCAGGGGATTCGCGGAGGATGTGCGGCTTGCCGCGGCTTTGGACGCGAGCCGTTGCGTTCCGGTGTTGAAGGACGGAGCGTACCGTTCAATTCACACACCCGGCAGCGCCGATGCGTGATTGCGGATGCCTCACACTTCGTACGCCTGCCACGTACCCAGACAACCGTGGCCGCGCCGGACGTGAAGCAGCCGTTTTTCGGGTTCGGCGATGTACCCTGAAATCGAGTGCATCCCGACCGCGCCGTGCCGGCAGATCCCGCCGGGATCATTTTCGTGATCGGCCAGGATTTCTATGATCGTGTCGACGGTGATCGTCCCCCAACGCGCCTCGACAAGGTGCCGGATACGGTCCAGTCGGGGACACGAATCCGGCAGGAATCCGGTTTCGTGACCGGCGAACGCGGGGGTCAGGTAGTGGTTGGTGTGCAGGCAGGCGTCCGGATGGGCGTCCCGGTACCGGGCAATCCCCTCGGGCCGTATTTCCACGGTATCGATTTGTCCCTGTCCGTCGCACAACACCAGGTTGGCGGCCGAACAGGTGCGGTGCCGAGAAAGAAGCTCCACGCAGTCTTCGACCGTCCGTTGTTCCAGGACCAGGCGCTTGATCGGGTAATGGGGCAGCCCCATCCTCCAGGTACATCCATAAAGGGCGTTGGCGAAATGGGCCACGCCGTGCTCGTTCATTCCGGAATAGCCCAGCTGGCCGGCAAAGGTGAACATCAACGCCCGGGGCCGGCCGTCGCCGGGTTTGACCCGTAACAGCAGTGCGACGTCGGCGTATTCCGGTTCGAGATCCTGGTTCTGTCCCGCCAGCGTGTTTCCATCGGCCGTGGCCGACCGCGTCAGCGCGAAGGCGGTGCAGGCCCCGACCGACTGCTGCGCGGCCTCGGCGCGGGCCTGGCACAGGACCGCTTCTTCCAGGCTGATGCCCGCACCCGCCGCCAGCCCTCGAACCTCTTCCGAAAAGGCCGGACTCAGGTGCTCCATCCGCGGCCAGAAACACATGGCGTTCCGGCACAGCGTATCCCGGGACATCCCGGTCAACCGCTCGATCCATCGCAAGTACCGCTGGACGAGACCGGCAGCCTGCGCGCCGTGCTGATAACCCATCTCGTAGCCGCTGCCCTCGACTTCGATCAGCGGGAAAGTGTGATCAGGCATTGCATCCTTAACGGGTTTCAATGGGGGTTCCCCGGGTACGTCCACGTCCGCCACCCCTGCAGCATAGGGAAATACAGGCCCAGGTTGACCGGCCCGGATTCCAGCGACTGCAGAACGCCCGCGTAGCCTTCCAGCTGGCTCCGGTACCGTTGTTGTTCGTTATTCAGAAAGCCCTCGAGATCCCCGCCGGTATGGGCGCTGGTCTTGTAGTCGATGATCCAGCGCCTGCCTTCGAACACGAAAGTCCGGTCCACGACGTATCGCTGGATCCTGCCGTCGAGGACGGTGGTAAGGGCGAGTTCTCTTTCGTCGTGCGGGTGCCGGGACAGAATCCAGCGTCCTCTTTCGTCGGCAACCGTGTTCGCCAGGGCGGCCAGCGCCCGGGAAACCGCCTCGTCCAGCTTTTCGCCGGCCAGCCCTTCCAGCCGGAGCGCCGTGCGAAGCCTGTAATCGTCGAAGTCCAGGAGATCCGGTGCGTACATGCGCTGGAGCATCTGGTGCACGACGATGCCCACCCGGCGCTGAAGTTCGGTTACCCATTCGAAGGTGGGATGACCCGACTCGTCGCCGTCGGGATCCGTCGGATCGTAAAGCGGTTTGAAGTCGATGTCTTCGGGCGGCGGGTCGGGCGTCCAACCCGCAACCAGGCGGCGGAGCGGCACCCCCCGGAGTTTCGCCGTGGCCGTGTCGCGTTCCGGGTCTTTTCCCTCGTAGTCCTTCAGCGCTTCCATGAACTCCGGCTCAACGGCGTGCCAGATCCTCGCCAGCAGCGTCCGGGAACCCGGCGTCTTCAGGGATTCTTTCTCCGGATCGGGTACGGCGTGCCCGAGCAGATGCAGGCATTTCCGGGCCCGGGTGGCGGCCACGTAGAGCAACCGGGTCCTTTCGTTCTCGCGTTTTTGCGTTTCAATGTGGGCCAGGTAGGCGTAGAGCGGGTCCTTTTCACTGCCGGTGGCGCGAATAGGCGCCAGCAGAAGCCGGGGCCGGCCGCCACGGGCGTATTCGTGCCACATGAGCAGCCTCGGGTCCTCCGACCGCGGAAGACGGCCCAGGCCGGGCAGGATGACCGTATCGAACTCCAACCCCTTGGCCCGGTGAACGGTCAGCAGCTGTACGTCCCCGGCGGCTTCGATGTCGGAAGGCGCGAAAAGGCGGGCGACGTCATCGGCGAAGGCTCTCTCGTCCGGAATCCCCAGGCCGTCCTGAACCCGATCCAGGAGATCGAGAAATGCGGAAGCGTCTTCGCGCTCGGTCCGGGTCTCCAGGCAGGCCTGCCCGCCCAGTGCGGACCAGACGCCTTCCACCAGCCGGCGGACGGGCAACCGGGCGCGAAGGGCGAAGGCATCGGCGAGTACGGGCAAAATTCGGTCGATCCTGGACCGTGCGTCCGGTGACAGCCGCTCCCGCCGCGCGGGATCCTGAAGAAGGTCCCACACCGCGGACGGGACGTCGCCTCCGGCCAGGGCTTCGAGGTCCGTCAACGTGAGGCCGCACCACGGCGCGCGCAGCAAGGCCAGCCAGGCCACCCGGTCGCCGGGATGCAGGAGCGCCCGCGTGAGCGCCAGCAGGTCCCGTACCACCGGACGGTCCCCCAGGGCGTCGATCTCCACGGCGCGGAATCTCACCCCGTGCCTTCTCAGGGCGGAAACGATACCGGCCAGATGACTGCGGGCGTGGACCAGCACGGCGATGGTCTCTTCCGGTCGCCGCGCCCGTGCCTCGGTGATGATCTCGACGACGCGTTCGGCTTCGGCCTCCTGGTCGCGGTCGAGGAAGGGATGGAAGCGGACGCAACTGTCGGAATCATCGGCCTTGAACGCCTCGGAGGGTTCGTAGGTCACCGCGCCCGAGAGGAAGTCCTCGCTCAGGGGGAATGCTTCGCGCAACACGCGGTTGACCCAATCCACGACGGGTGGATGCGAACGGAAATTCACCGAAAGCGCGAGGGGGACCGGTCGGACTGCGCCTACGCCGTTCTTCCGGGCCTGAAGGAAAAGCCCCACCTCCGCTTCGCGAAACCCGTAGATCGACTGCATGGGATCGCCCACCAGGAACAGCGTCCGGCCATCATCCGGGCGCCAGTCCCTGATCAGGCGGGTGAGCAGGCCGTACTGGCTCTGGGAGGTGTCCTGGAATTCGTCGATGAGCAGGTGCATGATGCGATCGTCCAGGCTGCGGGCCAGGTCGGTGGGCGCCTCGTCCGGACCCAGGGCGGCCCGCGCGCCAATGCCGATCTCCGTGAAGTCGACACATCCCTCTTCCTGGAAGACGATCCTGAGCTGCTCCACCGCCACGGGCAGCAGGAGCATCAGCGCGTTCAGGACGTCCCACTGCCTTTCATCGAAACGCGGAGGGGGCAGTGTGCGCAGTTCGTGCAGCGATTCGGCGGTTTCCGGGTCCAGGTCGATGCGGGCAAGCCGTTCCTTGGCAGCCCGTCCGTCATCGGTCGGTGGGAAACCGTGGTTGACGTTCAGGGCCTGGCGCCGGGTTCCCCGCCCGGTCAGGAACATCTCCGCGATTCCGGTCCAGCAGGGAAGGGATTCGGCATCCGACCCGGGAAACCCGGTCATCTCCTGACATGCGTCGATCGCACTCGCCCGGTTACTCGCACGCAGATTCGATGCCGCGAAACGGGCGAGGGCAACGGTCTCTTCCTTGAAACGCTCCGGGAACCCGTTCCGGACCCGTTCCAGGGCGCTTTCGATGACTTCCTCAAGGGAGGCCTCCAGGTGGGCTCGAAGTGCTTCGGGCGCGCGGGGTGCCGGAGCATCGCCGGACGTGGCGGTGTCGTCCTCTGAGGTGGGCCCGCCGAGCGCCGGAGATTCACGCAACGCTCTGCGGTGCCCACGATGGGCCACGTGCCGCATCCACTGGTCCCTGGAGCCCAGCATGATGCTCAGCAACCGCTCGACTCTCCCGAAGTGGTTGTCCAGGTGGGCAAGCAGTTCGGCCACGGCCCCGGACACCGCCGGCGGCGCCCCGTCGGCATCCAGCATGGACACCGTACGCCGGGCCGCGCGCGCGTACAGGTGTCCCGCGTCGTCCACCGGCCGGGGCGCCGCGCCCATGCGGGAGACCCAGGGCATCCTGCGCACCAGCATGGCGCAGAGCGAGTCGATCGTCTGGATACGCAGGCGCGCCGGATGCTCGGCCAGCCGCCAGTCCAGCCGGTCGTTTCGGGCAACGGCTTCCCGCGCGAGTTTCCAGGTGTGGGCTTCGTGCGGCGTCGCGGGCCGCGGTCCGGCGGCGCTTCCCAGGGCCGCGACGATGCGATGGCGCATCTCCGCAGCCGCCTTGCGGGTGAAGGTAATGGCCACGACGGCCTCCGGCCGGTCCACCCGTGCCAGCAAGGCCAGGAACCGCTGGATGAGCAATTCGGTCTTGCCGGACCCCGCGGGCGCCTGGACGATGAAAGACCGGGCGGTATCGAGCGCTTCGAGACGTTGCTGTTGGTCCGCAGCGGGTTCAACCACGGTCATTTTCAGCTTCCTCCACTTCTTCCGTCCCCTGGCTGATCCGGCACAGGGACGGCAGTTCGCAGTACCGGCAGGTCTTTGCGGGGTCCTTGGGATCCACGTGCGCCCGGCCTTCCCGGTAGTCGCGGCCGAGCTCGTCCAGCACCGCCCGCCAGGCGTCTATGGTCTGGGTGATCGGCGGCTGCCCTTCCGGTACCCGGACCCCCGGCGCGATATCCGGGGATTCGGCCAGCCCCCTGAATGCCGGTTCTCCCGTCCGCAGCCTCGCGAACAGGACGCCCGCCACCGCGGCTTCCGCGGAAACGGCGTATATGGGCAGCTGGGGTTCGTCCGGTCTCGCGCCCGCCCAGTCGGCGGGACCGCATTCCCCGGACTTGTAGTCCAGGATGACCAGCTTCCCGTCCTCCAGGCGGTCCACCCGGTCCGCCCGGATGTTCACCTCGATGCCGCCGACTTCAACCGACCGTCTCTCCTCCTGGTCGACCACTGTGAATGGCTGCCGCTGACGTTCCAGTTCCAACCAATCTCCGATGATGCGCACCAGCCTGGCCTGCTCGATTTCCGCAAGACGGGGATTGCGACGGAACCGGCCTCCCAGGATCCGCCGAACTTCGGGTTCGACGTGCCCGCGTACCAGATCCGTCAGCCCTTCCTCCGTCGCCGCGATCAGGTGCCCGTGAGACTTCAGCCGTCTCCAGACCCGTTCGAGCACGTGGTGTATGAGCCTTCCTCGGTCGAGCGCGGTCAGGCCAGGCTCAGGCTCCTCGAGCGCCCTTGCGCCGAGCCGCAGTTCGGCAAAGGCCTTGAACGGGCAGGCCCCCTGCAGCTTGAACAGGAAGGTCCCGCCCCGGAGCGCCACGTCGTCGCACGCCGGTCCGTAGTGGTCGTGCAGGATCTCCAGCGTGGAATCGGCGGGAGATCCTTCCTCGTCGTCGCGTATCCCTTCCTCGTCGCCGGGTGGCGGCGGGATCCCCAGGCCGGCGGCCGAGGTTTCGGGCAGCATGCGGACGAGCGGACTGACGGCCAGGTCCGCGTCCTCCTCCCGCTCGGGATAGCTGACGACGACGGAAGGCGCGGACGAGAGAAGGCGTCCGGTGAGCATCCGGGTGAACTCGAGTTCCCGGTTCGGCGAAGACCCGGGCAGGCCGTAGCGGCGCTGAAGGCGTACCGGAATGAACGGGTCGGGCACGGGATCGGCCGGCCAGGCGCCGTCGTGCAGGCCCATCAACCAGAGCCGGTCGAAACGGAGGCCGGAGCTTTCGAATACGCCCAGGATCTGGACGGGGGCCGGTGCGGATTCCGGTTGAAACTGCCTGGCCGCAGCCAGGTTCCTCAGCAGGTCCACCGCCCCGTGGAGCGGAACGGACCCGGACACGTCGTCCAGGCTGGCCAGATCGGAGAGCAATTCGCTCCAGACTTCCAAGGTCTGGTATTCGATACTGTCGAGCGTGCGGTCTCCGGGCCATCCGATGTCGCGAAGGAAGGCGGAAAGGGCCGGCGCCCAGTCGCCGGGCAGCCGCGAAGGCTGAAGCGTTCTGTACTTTTCCGACCAGGTCTCGAGGAGCGTTACGAGTCCGGGACACCCGCCCCCGTCCCCGCCCCTGTCTCTTCGCTTCCGGGCCAGTTCGATGACATCCGAAAGGGAGACCTCCGTGGCGCCGCCGGCGCGCAGGTCCGCGTCCAGCAGGGCGCGGCTGGTCATCTCCTCCGAGGATCCGGGCAGAAAGGGGGATCGAAGCATGCGGCCGACGCATTCGACGGAGAGATCTCCGGGGTCGAATCCAAGAAACAGGAACGCCGTCTGGATGACGGGGTATTCATCGAGCGGCCGTCCGAGGGAGATGTTGAAGCACCGCATCGGGTCGAGGTCCGTCCGCAATCGGTTGCGGGGGTGCAACACTTCGCCGAATACGCGCTCGATCTCGTCTCTTTGCTGGCTGAGGGCGGGCACGATGATGCCGATCCGGAACGCCGGGTCGCGCGCGTTCGGATCGCTCTCCAGGCAGCGGCGCGCCCATTCGGCGGCGGCGCGGATTTCCCGGCCGGCATCGGCAAAGCCCACGCGCGCGGCGTCGCCGGCTTCATCGGTGTACGCGCTCTCCCGGACCTTTACGCCGCGTTGTCTGAGGGCTTCGATCAGGCGTTGCTGCACCGGTGAAAGCTCGAGGAATCCAGCGAATCCAACTTCCCCGGGGACCGGTGCCGCGCCGCGGTCGATGAGATCCGCGACAGACGCGGTAAGCTCGGCGCTCGAAATCCAGCCGTTACGTTGACAACGGGTCTGGAACGCCCGGGCCCAGGACAGGAAAGCCAGGGCGTCCTCGGATTCATTCCACGCCGCGGCGTCGAGCGGTATCGCCCAGCTGCACAGGCGGTCCCAGGATCGGGCGGCGGCCTCCGCCGTCGAGGAAA is part of the Gemmatimonadota bacterium genome and encodes:
- a CDS encoding phytanoyl-CoA dioxygenase family protein yields the protein MMSLAEQKAFFEEEGYLIVEGVLSVDELAACHEEIERLHRLSAELESAGDPASSRFQREPYAKGANRPDGLPVLRKIEKTREISTFFRDLSVHPGLLRVVGGLLGPDLLLFRSTLMLKPAFHGSAHAPHQDSAYWPIEPPALVTVSIALNDATTENGCFKVIPRSHTWGLRDWGLIAQAQDAETAHERDLQDARQIEVPLKAGSALFFHSLMVHGSGPNRSSQPRNTALYAYFPPHVRYVPGKGGPREKTYPVACGLDGRKTFTLETAGQQVQAGPGASSPVVTKKNELNFRSK
- a CDS encoding AAA family ATPase is translated as MTVVEPAADQQQRLEALDTARSFIVQAPAGSGKTELLIQRFLALLARVDRPEAVVAITFTRKAAAEMRHRIVAALGSAAGPRPATPHEAHTWKLAREAVARNDRLDWRLAEHPARLRIQTIDSLCAMLVRRMPWVSRMGAAPRPVDDAGHLYARAARRTVSMLDADGAPPAVSGAVAELLAHLDNHFGRVERLLSIMLGSRDQWMRHVAHRGHRRALRESPALGGPTSEDDTATSGDAPAPRAPEALRAHLEASLEEVIESALERVRNGFPERFKEETVALARFAASNLRASNRASAIDACQEMTGFPGSDAESLPCWTGIAEMFLTGRGTRRQALNVNHGFPPTDDGRAAKERLARIDLDPETAESLHELRTLPPPRFDERQWDVLNALMLLLPVAVEQLRIVFQEEGCVDFTEIGIGARAALGPDEAPTDLARSLDDRIMHLLIDEFQDTSQSQYGLLTRLIRDWRPDDGRTLFLVGDPMQSIYGFREAEVGLFLQARKNGVGAVRPVPLALSVNFRSHPPVVDWVNRVLREAFPLSEDFLSGAVTYEPSEAFKADDSDSCVRFHPFLDRDQEAEAERVVEIITEARARRPEETIAVLVHARSHLAGIVSALRRHGVRFRAVEIDALGDRPVVRDLLALTRALLHPGDRVAWLALLRAPWCGLTLTDLEALAGGDVPSAVWDLLQDPARRERLSPDARSRIDRILPVLADAFALRARLPVRRLVEGVWSALGGQACLETRTEREDASAFLDLLDRVQDGLGIPDERAFADDVARLFAPSDIEAAGDVQLLTVHRAKGLEFDTVILPGLGRLPRSEDPRLLMWHEYARGGRPRLLLAPIRATGSEKDPLYAYLAHIETQKRENERTRLLYVAATRARKCLHLLGHAVPDPEKESLKTPGSRTLLARIWHAVEPEFMEALKDYEGKDPERDTATAKLRGVPLRRLVAGWTPDPPPEDIDFKPLYDPTDPDGDESGHPTFEWVTELQRRVGIVVHQMLQRMYAPDLLDFDDYRLRTALRLEGLAGEKLDEAVSRALAALANTVADERGRWILSRHPHDERELALTTVLDGRIQRYVVDRTFVFEGRRWIIDYKTSAHTGGDLEGFLNNEQQRYRSQLEGYAGVLQSLESGPVNLGLYFPMLQGWRTWTYPGNPH